The DNA sequence GACCCAGCACTATCTGGTCAGGCAATGGGGGAAAATGCGTACCGCCTTTAAAGATAAAGGGCTGCGCGTTTATGGGTTACGGGTAGTAGAACCCCATCATGATGGTACGCCGCACTGGCATTTGATGCTTTATTGCGAACGCGCGCAACGCCAGGCGATTCTCGACATAGTACGGCGCTATAGCCTTGGGGATAACGCGCCCGCCGCGCCGACCAAACGGCAGTTTGACTGCAAACATATCAACCGGGGAGGGGCGACGGCGTATGTCGCAAAATATGTCGCCAAGAACCTTGATGGCTACGCGCTTGACGGCGAACGCGATAATGAAACCGGCAAACCGCTGCGTGAAATAGCCGCGCGCGCCTGCGCCTGGGCATCGCTGTGGCGTATTCCGCAGTTTCATTTTATTGGCTTGCCGGGCATTGGGGTGTACCGCGAATGTCGGCGCATTCGCAGCCGCTCCATCAAAGAAGAGTTAGGCGAGCAAGCTGAAGCCGTAAGAGTAGCGGCGGATCGTGGAGACTTTGCCCGCTACATTGAAGCGCAAGGAGGAACCAATGTTTCCCGAAAACAGCAATCCGTACGCATTGCCAGAGCAGCCAACGGACGACGCAATCCTTATGACGAACCCCTGGTTCGTACCGTTGGCATCATTGCCACCCAAGCAGGCGGCGAGCGGCTATTTCCTACCCGCCCCGATGAATGGCGCATTGTGGCGAAGACGACTGAAAACGACAGCGCGCGCACTTCACCAGCGCGCCGTCCTTGGAGTTCTGTCAATAACTGTGGAAACAAGACGGAATCGAGCTGTACATTTAGCGACATTGTTCGTCATCCATCAGCAAGATTAACCTATTCACAACGCGACTATCTGGCCTCATTACGCCCACGTTTAGGGCAGCTCGGCATTGAAACCTCACGCTGGGAACGGGAGGCGCTGGCGCGGGGAGCCCAGGTAAAAATTAATGGTCAACTGCTTGATGAATTTAGGAATAAAGCTATATCGGCTTTTGATGAAAAGCGCATGATGACCTCACAGGTTATGCACTTATGGGTTGACGAATACCACTGAATAAAATACTGTATATAAATACAGTCTCACAATGGAAGAGGTACCGTGGAACAGACTGAAAACAGAGACCTGACCTTGTCAAGGATTAGATTAATTGCTGATATGTCTTTGATATCACAATGCAACCCTGAAGAGATGAAAATAGCCATGTCGCTCATCGCCGAGTTATCTCACGGCGAGATGGCGATAGAAGATTATTTTCAATTTCTGACGCACAGCGGTGATGGACAACGGCTGAAGGCATGGTTCGAACAACATTTGTTGTGAGGAATTATGATGAGTGATGATCCAAAGGAAACGTTCTGGCACCTGACAAGGCACGCTGGTCGAATTGATGGATATTCTCTGTGGCGACGATGCCAGACAAATACACAGCAGCTTATTTTTTATAAATTGATAGATAATACCTTAAATAATTTGTGTTGCAGGAAAGCGACATGAGCGCAAATACCCAGGCACTGAACATGTTTCATCGCCGACAGTCACTCGCGCCAACCCACCTCAGTGCAACCAGGTATACAGAATAAAGGTTAAGAACACCCAGCAGGATACAGAGACATTCAGGATACAGAGACATTGATGTAAAGAGCATACCTGACCCAGTGCAAACCTGTTTTTAAATGATCTTTTACACAGCAACGGCAACACGGAATTAAGGATATCTGCCCATGTAAAATGGATTTGCGTTAGTTAAGCGTGCTGCCTGTCAGTGATTGACCGGCAGAATGAATACACCATTACATCGTTACAGGATTGCCGGGAATAATCACAAGGTAATAATTTCACTTTGTTATTTTCGTGGCTAAAGCGTTATTTCCCGGTAATCCTGCACATATTGCCATTTTTTATTTTGCGCGCAGCACTGTCTCTCTCGTCTTTTATTTCCCGCGCTATTGCACTTTGCCATATACGCCATACGCCATACGCCATACGCCATACGCCATACGCCATACGCCATACGCCATACGCCATACGCCATACGCCATACGCCATACGCCATACGCCATACGCCATAACGACACACCACCTGTTGTTGTGCTGTCCAGCGAACAACTGACCACAATTGCCGCACGATGTAATACACCGCAGGATGATAAAACGCAGCCGTCTACTTTATTCGGTTGCCACTGCTGCGCCCGACGCTGGTCTGGCTATGTTCCCCCTGAAAGCGATACTCGTACCGGTTAAACGGTAATAAATATCGCGGTTTAAAAGGTTCTGTATGAAAGTTTATGCCCATCAGGACGACACCCTGGATGCTATCTGCTATCGCCACTATGGCCGAACACAGGAAGTCGTCGAAGCGGTACTGCTCTCAAACCCCGGACTGGCCGACCTCGGTTCAGTATTGCCACATGGCACGGCCGTTGTGCTGCCGGATATTGCTGTATCCAACACTCAGGAAAGTATCAACCTCTGGGAGTAGCGCCAGCCAACCTGACAATATCGACTCAGGCGCTCGCCGTTTCTATGCACACCAGGAACCCCATCTATGCAAAAACCACAAAGCCTTAAACTTGCGCTCACGACAGCACTGCCGTCGTTAAGCACGCAATTTCAATTCCGCATTCAGGATGGCGAAATTGCAGCGCTGCAAGAACCATCTCTCTCTTTTGAATACCGCTATCAACTGCTACTGACACTGAATAACTTCGCCGATAACCCGGACACGCTCTTCGTCACCTTACTGCTGTGGGTGCGCCAGAATCAGCCGGAATTACTGACACGAGACAGTATTCGCCAACAGGGTATCAGCTTCACTATCGACCATAACCCGGATGGTTCATCCAGCGTATCGATAAGGCTGAAATTGACAGAACGTATCCGCGTTCGCGAGGAGAACCAAACACTGAACGTCAATTTCGAGCCTGAGCCACAGCCGCCCAAAGCGGTCACTCGCCCGACATCGCTGTACATCGGCGGAGAGCTCGTCAGTCAATGGCGCAGCAGCTAGCGCCCGCCTTGTCGCCAGACTCAGCGGTTATCTCACGCTGTGCGAGCGCTCTTGCTCACACAGGGACTAACGTTACCGATACCCCACCAGGCTTTTCAACCCCGGAGAAGACGGCAACACGTTGTCGCCCTCGCTACACAACACCGGGATATTGTTTGCCCTTGTGGGAAAACGCATGCTTCTACCCATGAATACATACGAATATCTCTCCGAAATCCAGCGCGCGCTGCGCAACCTGATCCGTATTGGCGTGATTACCGACGTCGATACCAAGCAGGCTCGTTGCCGCGTGCAGACCGGTGGCATCGTCACCGGATGGCTCCACTGGTTGTCTCGCCGTGCGGGAAGTTCCCGAGAATGGTGGGCGCCATCGGTGGGTGAACAAGTATTAATTCTTTCTATTGGCGGTGAACTGAATAGCGCATTCGTCTTACCCGGAATTTATAGCGAGCAACACCCTGCCCCATCCACATCCGCAGATGCCTGCCATATCCATTTCCCGGATGGCGCCATCGTGGAATATGAACCAGCAACCAGTGCGCTGAAAGTCACTGGCATCAAAACGGCCACGGTCGTGGCATCCGACTCCGTCACTGTCACGACCCGTAATGTCACCGTTAACGCCAGCGAACGCATTCGTCTGGATACGCCGGAAGTGCTCTGTACTGGAAAGTTGATTGTACAGCAAGGCGGTAGCATCACCGGTAGCGTCACCCATTCCGGGGGCAGCTTCAGCTCCAACGGCGTGGTGGTGCATACCCATCAACACAGCGGAGTGAAAGGTGGTGGCGATACCACAGGAGGACCGTTATGACCCGTGTATACACCGGTATGAACCGTAATACCGGCTTGCAATTGAACGAACTGGAACATTTGCGCCAAAGTGTGCGCGATATTCTGACAACCCCACAAGGCAGCCGTTTGATGCGCCGTGACTACGGTTCACTCCTCTCCACACTCATCGACCAACCGCAAACGCCAGCCCTCAAATTGCAGGTTCAGGCGGCCTGCTATGTGGCGCTGTTGAAATGGGAGCCGCGTTTAACGCTAACGTCGATTTCCATGGAAAGCCATTATGACGGCCAGTTGATTGTGGATATTTCCGGCTATCTGTCTGACAGCGGTAGCTCGCTTTCATTAACCATTCCCGTGAGTTGAGATCATGCCAATTATCGATTTAAGTCAATTACCCGCCCCCAGCGTGGTCGAAACGCTGGACTATGAAACCCTGCTGGCAACCCGCAAGGAAACGTTGCTATCGCTTTACAGCGCAGAGGAGCGCGAAGCCATCGCCCGCGCGCTGACGTTAGAATCAGAGCCGCTGGTTAAGTTATTACAGGAAAACGCCTACCGAGAGTTATTACTGCGACAGCGTATTAACGAAGCCGCCAAAGCCGGTATGTTGGCTTTTGCCCTGGGCAACGATCTTGATCAGTTGGGGGCCAATGTTAACGTGACCCGTTTGGTCATCACACCGGCAGATACCACCACCGTGCCGCCTACCGCTGCCGTGCTGGAATCAGATACCGATTTTCGTTTACGTATCCAGCAAGCTTATGAAGGGTTTAGCGTCGCCGGTTCCATCGGTGCCTACCAATTTCATGGCCGCAGCGCCAGCGGGCAGGTTGCAGACATCTCGGTCATCAGCCCCGGCCCGGCGCAAGTTCTGGTGTCAGTGCTGTCGCGCGAGAAAGACGGCGCGGCCAGCGATGCGCTGGTTGCAACGGTCAATGCCGCCTTAAATGCCGAGGATGTGCGTCCGGTTGCCGACCGTGTCACCGTCAAATCCGCAGTGATAGTGCCTTACGATATCAGCGCCACGCTCTATCTCTATCCGGGCCCCGAAGCCGAACCCATCCGCGCGGCCGCCGAGAAAAAACTCCAGGCTTACGTCAACAGCCAGCACCGCTTAGGCCGTGATGTTCGTCGTTCGGCCATCTACGCCGCCTTGCATGTTGAAGGTGTACAGCGCGTCGAGTTAACGCGCCCGGCCGCAGATATCGTGCTGGACAATACCCAGGCCTCCTTCTGCACCGGTTATACGTTAACCCTGGGGGGCACCGATGAGTAAAAGCCCTTTGTTACCACCGGGCTCCTCGTCGCTGGAACATCATGTTGCCGTTACAGGAGCCAGTCTGGAGCAAGTGCCTATTCCATTGCGCCAGCTTTGGAATCCCGACACCTGCCCGACCGAATTACTCCCCTATCTGGCCTGGACATTATCCGTTGACCGCTGGGACGAAAGCTGGTCTGAAACGGTCAAGCGCAAAGTCATTAAAGATGCCTTTTTTATTCACCGTCACAAAGGCACCATCGGGGCGCTACGGCGCGTGGTCGAACCACTGGGCTACCTGATTCGGATTAAAGAATGGTGGCAAACGGGCGATACGCCCGGCACGTTTCGCCTGGATATCGGTATTCAGGATTCCGGGATCACCGAAGAGTCGTTTCAGGAGCTGGAGCGCCTGATTGCCGACGCCAAACCCGTTAGTCGCCAGCTGCTGGGGTTAAATATTAATCTTGATAGCCAAGGCAGCGTTTCGATAGGCGCAAGCTCTTACAGCGGCGATGAGATGACCATTTATCCTTACTTCCCTGAAACGATCAGTGTTTCTGGTGATACTTACACCGCCGGGGCCGTTCATCTTATCGATGAGTTGTCTATCTCCGCAGGCTGAATGACCGCCCGCTAACAAGCCAGCTTCGCTGGCTTTTTTTACGCATCGCGTTCTCTTACTGTTGTCCTGCCGCTCTGCAAGCCCCAGACAGATGCGCGGCCCCCTTCACCCACGCATACTGAGCAAACCCAACCATGGCCGGTTCGCCAGCGGCAATCACCGCCCCTTGTCAACCCGGCTTCCCGATGCTGTCTGACAGCATTCTGTCTTGTTAACCTTATGAGTAATTTGCATGAGTACAAAATACTTTGCTTTACTGACGAATACCGGAGCGGCCAAACTGGCGAATGCCAGCGCGCTGGGTGGTCGTCTGACGATTACGCAGATGGCCGTCGGCGATGGTGGCGGCAGCCTGCCCGCGCCCTCGCCCAGCCAGACCCAACTGGTCAATGAAAAACGTCGCGCCCCGCTGAATGCCCTGAGTATCGACCCCAAAAACACCAATCAAATCATTGCAGAACAGGTCATTCCTGAAAGTGAAGGCGGCTGGTGGATTCGCGAAATCGCCCTGTATGACAATGACGGCGATATGGTCGCGGTGGCCAACTGCGCAGAAACCTATAAACCGCAAATGCAAGAAGGCTCCGGCCGGGTACAAACCGTACGCATGATTTTGATTGTCAGCAATGCCGATACCGTGACGCTCAAAATTGACCCGGCAGTGGTACTGGCTACGCGGCAATACGTTGATGATAAAACGATTGAGGTCAAAGCCTACACAGACAACAAACTCACCGATCACCGTGCAGCAATCAACCCTCACCCACAGTATGCGCCGCTGCTTAACCCCGCACTGACCGGCACCCCGACTGCGCCAACCGCCGATAAAAGCAGTAACTCAACCCAGTTGGCCACCACCGCGTTTGTCAAAAACACCGCACTGGTTAAAGAGCAAAACGGGGCGGATATCGTCGATAAAACCGCGTTTCTCGCAAACCTGGGTTTGAGCGATAAGTTCTCCGGCCGCTATTTGCAGACCATTAAATACACTGCTTCCGGCCAATATACCCCGAGCCCTGGTACGCAAAAAATCATCGTTGAGATGGTCGGTGGTGGGGCGAGCGGCGCCAGTGCGCCGAGCGCTACTACAGAAATTAGCAGTTCATCCGGTGGCGGCGGGGGCGGCGGCGGTTATCTGAAATTCTTGGTTGACCTTAAACAAACCACGCTGAAGGACGTCGCTGTTACTGTGGGCACTGGAGGGGTATCCACTATCGGTACAATCGGTAATACGGGAGGGAATAGCTCTTTTGGTAAACAGATAGTCACAGGGGGAACAAGCGGGCTCATCTGTTATCTGTCCATGCAATATTACGTCAATTATGGCCCGAGTGCCATGGCCATCCCCGGCAGGCCAGGCGGTTGGTTCTATTCACCAACTGCTGGTTATACACAGCTTATCGCAGCGAATGGAGACACCGGCGGCTGGGGATACCTCGGCCCTATGGGTCAGGCGGGGGGAGCCGGTGGTGCTAGTTTTCTATCAGGGAATACACCCATGACAGGTAGTACTTATGCCGGAATCAGTGGAGTGACAGCAGGCCCAGGAGCCGGTGGTTCGGGTACATGCAGCTCAATATCTAGTACAACCAGCTCATTAAGTAATCCTTCAGGCGCTGGCGCTGATGGTATTGTTATTATTCACGAGTATTCATAATGATCAAAAGTTACGCCCTAATAAAAAATGACCACTACTATGTGGAAAACACCATTACCGCAGATGAAAACTTTACACTGCAAGGCCATTACCTGATTGAAATCAGTGAGGAAAACCCGGCGCAGCCCGGCGCGTATTACAACCCTGCCGATGGCAAATTCTACGGGGATGCGGCTTACACCACGGATTATCGAACGCCGCCATTCCCATTGAACGGTTTTGTGCAATAGCGCTATCTTTGCCGGAGCCTGCTACTGTCAGTACAACAGCCTGAGGTTGACCTTCAGGCTGTTTATTCTTTCTTGTCACCCCGTTGCCGTTTTCCCTTTCTCGCCAGATTGCCGTTAAGCCGAATGCTGACAAATCGTCTTGCGCCAGAATTATTCTGGCCAGAGTATTTCCCAATCGGAAATAATTGTTTACAGTGTAAGCCATTTTGAACATTCAGCACAGTGGGAGTGACAGCGTGGCAGGTGATAGCGCAATTGATGTACGCCAGTTAATTAATCAGCAGCCGGTGGGGGCGTATCAAAAACTGATTGTTTTTCTTTGTTTTTGTATCATCGCGCTTGATGGCATGGATATCGCCATTATGGGGTTTATCGCCCCCTCGCTCAAAGCTGCATGGGGAATCGGTAATGCAGAACTGGCTGTGGTTATCAGTGCGGCATTGATTGGGCTGGCGATTGGCGCGATGGTGTCAGGGCCGCTGGCAGACTGGCGCGGGCGAAAAATGATTATTATCGCCAGCGTATTATTGTTCGGGCTGTGGACCTTGCTGGCCGCTTTTTCACAGAATGTGCATCACATGGTGATTTTCCGTTTTCTAACCGGGCTTGGACTGGGGGCTGCGATGCCAAACGTCGGCACGTTAGTCTCTGAATTCGCGCCGGAAAGAAAACGCTCTTTTATCATTACCGTTGTATTTTGCGGCTTTAGCTTTGGCGCGGCCAGCGGCGGTTTTGCGGCCTCGTGGATGATTCCGAACTGGGGCTGGCACTCTGTCTTGCTGATGGGGGGCATCCTGCCTTTGTTGCTGTTGCCGTTTTTGTGGGTCAAGTTACCCGAGTCCGTGCAGTTTCTCGTCAGCAAGCGCGCATCTTCCCCGCGTATTCATGCAATTATCGACAAAGTTGCGCCCGGTGCGAGCCGGCCAGACAGCCAGTATGTGATGCCGGCTGCGCCAAAAGCCGCCGCCTTTGCCATAAAATTGGTCTTGTCACGCCCTTATCGTTTCGGCAGCTACCCAGCTGTACACCATAAATAAACCAAAAAAATAGCCGCCTGGACTTATCGTTTCGGTACCTGCTGGGTAGCTGGTTGCCCACGGTCATCAAAGAAGCGGGAATGACCGTCACCCAGGCCACCATGATTACGGCGTTGTATCAAGCCGGGGGCACCTTTGGTTCACTGTTTGCAGGCTGGTTGATGGACAAGGTCAACCCTCACTGGGCGTTGGGGATCATTTATGCGGCAGGTGGCGTGGCCACTGCGATGATAGGCGTTACGCATGATTATTTCGTCTTGCTGGCATTCGTGGCGTTTAGCAGCGGTTTTTGTCTCAATGGCGCCAACACCGGAATGAATGCGCTATCCGCACGTTATTACCCAACATCTGCACGGGCCACCGGATCTGGCTGGATGCATGGCATCGGTCGTATGGGGGCGATTATGAGCGCCTTTGTCGGCGCGCAGGTGGTCAGTATGGGATGGGGATTAACCACGTTATTTGCCGTGCTGTCGCTTCCCGCGCTCTTGACGGCATTAATGATTTTGGCCAAAGGCCAGTTGGGTTCTCACGCGCGCCCCACTGCCGAATTGGCTTGAGACCCTCACGTCTATCACTTCCATCACTTCGTCACGCCCTGACCCAAGAATAAACGCCCGGATACACCGGGCGTTTGACTTCCTGAGGCGAGTGGCGTTAACGGCTTCGTTTCGCGTGACGCTCGCGATTTTCACGTTTTGCCTGCTCTGATTTTCGTAGCGAGACATAACACGCACCAGCACCGCCGTGAAACGGCTGTGCGACGCAGAAGGCTTGCACCGCATCAAACTGTTGCAGCCAGCGAAACAGATAGTTACGCACGACATTGGCATGCGACTTATCGTTCCTGCCTTTACCATGAATAATCAAAAGATTACGTAAACTGTCACGCTGTGCCAGGCATATAAATGCAAACAGCAATTGCCGGCAATCCGCAACCGGTTTACGCAACACATTGAGGCTGGCATCCAGCGTGTATTTCCCCTGGCGCAGTTTATCCACCACGCCTTGTTGCACCCCCTCTCGCTTGAATTCCAGCGGGGTATCGCATGAAAACAGATCGAGAAATCCGGTGATCAGAAAATTATCTGGTTCCACCTCTGCGGCTCGATGCAGGTGAAGCGTTGACGTGGCGGGTTTCAGGTGCCTCACCGTAGAGGACGGTTTCAGCGGTATGACATCACCCATCTCGTTCATAAACAGGGCTTTTTCTTCTGGAAGCATCATGTCTCTCCTGCGTGGGACAATCAGCCGCTACTATAGCGATGGTGCCTAAAAATATCACGTCGCTTGCACCAAGACCCCATACACGATGAAGTGCGTTCATGGTGTATGGGGGTAAATACGCCAGACAAGCGAACGCTATGCGTTACAACCTCAACGCACCGGAGAACTCAGGCAGCCCTTACGATGTAGCTAAAAGCGATATTGCGGGGGCGAACACTAATCCAGTTAGGTCTGTCGCTGTTAAAGACCAGATTGTTAGAGGTGCCAGAAACACCATTATCGACAGATACCGTTGTTGTTATATCTAAAGCGTTGGGCGCATAACACTTACTATTACTGGGAAAAAAACCCGTAGTTATACTGTCTGGTTCGGAAAATGGCATACCAATAAAAACACTTGAGCCATGTGTATCAGAACCATTGTAATCCATCATTGCGGTACGCAAATGAGTCGCTTTTTGCGCGGATAATACGCTTCTCCCGCTATCCACTCCTCGCCCATCATCCCAGCCACGAATAAATTCTCCTCGCAGGTCAGGCAGCACGCCGGCAGGATAGGCCTGCGCTAATTTCGGATAAAGGGTTTTATCAAACGCCTGGCCGTTACATTTCAACCAACCGGCGGGAGGGGCAGCCTGCGGCCAGGGCAGCGGGATACCGGCTAAATCCCCGGGATGCAACACATCGCTCAAACCCAGGTTTGCGAGAAACAGCGTTGGGAAATACAATCAGCTTTTTCATAGGGTTAGAGCATGTTGATCGGTTATGCCAGGGTTTCCACCAGCGATCAGAACACGGAATTACAGAAAAATGCGTTAATCAGTGCAAATTGTGAGCTGATTTTTGAAGATCAGGCCAGCGGCAAGCACGCGCGTCGCCCTGGCCTTAAACGGGCCATGCGCAGGCTCAAACCCGGAGATACGTTAATCGTCTGGAAGCTAGACCGGCTCGGACGCAGCGTGCGTGATTTGATAACCATGGTGTCGGACTTGCAAGCCCGAGGCATTCATTTTCGCAGCCTCACGGATGCCATCGATACCTCGACACCGGCTGGGCGCTTCTTTTTCCATGTCATGAGCGCGCTGGCAGAAATGGAGCGTGAGCTGATTGTCGAGCGCACCCGTGCCGGGCTCGCCGCCGCGCGGGCAGCAGGACGCATCGGCGGCAGACGACGCATTATGACGCCAGATACCCTGGAACAGGCGAAAACGCTACTCGATAATGGTGCCACTCGCTGGCAGGTTGCCAATATTATTGGCGTCTCGGACAAGACCATTTATAAATATTTTCCGGCGAGGCGCGAATAACCAGCCTCACTATTTTCTCTGCAAAGAAGTTTTTATTTTATGCCCTGGTGATTCAACCCCGCTGATGCCTGATACAACATTCGCTTAATGAATCAGGTGTCATTTCACGAAAGAATAGCGAGACAAAATATCCCCAATTCGGGGTTAATTAACCAAGAGAGAATATATGAAAAAATATCACTCCCCTCGCTCGCTCAATTTAACGCTTGGTAAAGAGAGCCTGTATAAAGATAACCACATCCATATTGGCACCGTATCACTTGCCTGCTGCAAATGTCAGGATGATAGCCAAGCGACACCAACACCGGCAACCCCAACGGACGGTTTGAAAGATCTTATCGGCATTCCACAACCCTGGCCGCTGGCCGAAGCGCCGGAAGGTTGGCTGAAATGTAATGGCCAAACATTCGATACTGCAAAATATCTACAGTTGGCGAAACTTTACCCTGCGGGGAATTTGCCTGATTTACGCGGTGAGTTTATTCGTGGCTGGGATGATGGGCGAGGTGTAGACGCAAAACGAGAAATTGTATCCTCTCAATCCGGAACACATATCACCGGTGATAATAATGCTTATCCTTGTGTACACGGTATCGGCAACATCGCCGAATGCAATGTTGATGCCCCTGATACAGCATCTCGCGCAATATTTTGGATTGCGGCATCAAACAATGAACGACAGGCTGGCCCAGCCTATTGGGGCGCTACCCGCCCACGCAATGTCGCCTTTAGCTATATCGTTAAGGCAGGTTAATGATGTTGATCTCAGATGGGAATACCACCGAACTTAATGAACAGGGCCTGAGTACCCATGCGGGTTATTTTCAGGTTTATCACATTGACCCGCAAACGCGCGAATATATCGGCAGTAGCCGTGAATACCTGATGGACGGTGTCGGTATTCCGGCGCACAGTTTTGCCGA is a window from the Dickeya lacustris genome containing:
- a CDS encoding replication endonuclease, which gives rise to MQAETASAISTTDNGEVHGWAYSWNTPRLAIAGESVRLSPSMLQQGQATLYRLAKLPRFLAQHFRRRFDYLDQQRGGQAAFHYLLAVLERRLLPRVDIVMAQHQMDTARCPALLSESEYYNQLPDMPDKLLTRFAARMAMHMHDAYNASCDRYQQANPATLLGEDIQSQIYRQLAAQARALHVMPLHWQAVQRRTLTLEQAFAGIVRLVNARWWERQLKIQRSRWREALWIASGEVSRAAAPCLSRPAMLEIHTRRLATVDFLKSRELENTRNGERLDLHATMMSSIANPAIRRMELMTLLAGIEQYALQHHHIGMLITLTAPGAYHPTRTHNARQVLTNPRWQPECPTPKTTQHYLVRQWGKMRTAFKDKGLRVYGLRVVEPHHDGTPHWHLMLYCERAQRQAILDIVRRYSLGDNAPAAPTKRQFDCKHINRGGATAYVAKYVAKNLDGYALDGERDNETGKPLREIAARACAWASLWRIPQFHFIGLPGIGVYRECRRIRSRSIKEELGEQAEAVRVAADRGDFARYIEAQGGTNVSRKQQSVRIARAANGRRNPYDEPLVRTVGIIATQAGGERLFPTRPDEWRIVAKTTENDSARTSPARRPWSSVNNCGNKTESSCTFSDIVRHPSARLTYSQRDYLASLRPRLGQLGIETSRWEREALARGAQVKINGQLLDEFRNKAISAFDEKRMMTSQVMHLWVDEYH
- a CDS encoding tail protein X, with the translated sequence MKVYAHQDDTLDAICYRHYGRTQEVVEAVLLSNPGLADLGSVLPHGTAVVLPDIAVSNTQESINLWE
- a CDS encoding phage tail protein; translation: MQKPQSLKLALTTALPSLSTQFQFRIQDGEIAALQEPSLSFEYRYQLLLTLNNFADNPDTLFVTLLLWVRQNQPELLTRDSIRQQGISFTIDHNPDGSSSVSIRLKLTERIRVREENQTLNVNFEPEPQPPKAVTRPTSLYIGGELVSQWRSS
- a CDS encoding phage baseplate assembly protein V; its protein translation is MNTYEYLSEIQRALRNLIRIGVITDVDTKQARCRVQTGGIVTGWLHWLSRRAGSSREWWAPSVGEQVLILSIGGELNSAFVLPGIYSEQHPAPSTSADACHIHFPDGAIVEYEPATSALKVTGIKTATVVASDSVTVTTRNVTVNASERIRLDTPEVLCTGKLIVQQGGSITGSVTHSGGSFSSNGVVVHTHQHSGVKGGGDTTGGPL
- a CDS encoding GPW/gp25 family protein; translation: MTRVYTGMNRNTGLQLNELEHLRQSVRDILTTPQGSRLMRRDYGSLLSTLIDQPQTPALKLQVQAACYVALLKWEPRLTLTSISMESHYDGQLIVDISGYLSDSGSSLSLTIPVS
- a CDS encoding baseplate assembly protein; amino-acid sequence: MPIIDLSQLPAPSVVETLDYETLLATRKETLLSLYSAEEREAIARALTLESEPLVKLLQENAYRELLLRQRINEAAKAGMLAFALGNDLDQLGANVNVTRLVITPADTTTVPPTAAVLESDTDFRLRIQQAYEGFSVAGSIGAYQFHGRSASGQVADISVISPGPAQVLVSVLSREKDGAASDALVATVNAALNAEDVRPVADRVTVKSAVIVPYDISATLYLYPGPEAEPIRAAAEKKLQAYVNSQHRLGRDVRRSAIYAALHVEGVQRVELTRPAADIVLDNTQASFCTGYTLTLGGTDE
- a CDS encoding phage tail protein I; protein product: MSKSPLLPPGSSSLEHHVAVTGASLEQVPIPLRQLWNPDTCPTELLPYLAWTLSVDRWDESWSETVKRKVIKDAFFIHRHKGTIGALRRVVEPLGYLIRIKEWWQTGDTPGTFRLDIGIQDSGITEESFQELERLIADAKPVSRQLLGLNINLDSQGSVSIGASSYSGDEMTIYPYFPETISVSGDTYTAGAVHLIDELSISAG
- a CDS encoding phage tail protein, yielding MSTKYFALLTNTGAAKLANASALGGRLTITQMAVGDGGGSLPAPSPSQTQLVNEKRRAPLNALSIDPKNTNQIIAEQVIPESEGGWWIREIALYDNDGDMVAVANCAETYKPQMQEGSGRVQTVRMILIVSNADTVTLKIDPAVVLATRQYVDDKTIEVKAYTDNKLTDHRAAINPHPQYAPLLNPALTGTPTAPTADKSSNSTQLATTAFVKNTALVKEQNGADIVDKTAFLANLGLSDKFSGRYLQTIKYTASGQYTPSPGTQKIIVEMVGGGASGASAPSATTEISSSSGGGGGGGGYLKFLVDLKQTTLKDVAVTVGTGGVSTIGTIGNTGGNSSFGKQIVTGGTSGLICYLSMQYYVNYGPSAMAIPGRPGGWFYSPTAGYTQLIAANGDTGGWGYLGPMGQAGGAGGASFLSGNTPMTGSTYAGISGVTAGPGAGGSGTCSSISSTTSSLSNPSGAGADGIVIIHEYS
- the smrA gene encoding DNA endonuclease SmrA, whose product is MLPEEKALFMNEMGDVIPLKPSSTVRHLKPATSTLHLHRAAEVEPDNFLITGFLDLFSCDTPLEFKREGVQQGVVDKLRQGKYTLDASLNVLRKPVADCRQLLFAFICLAQRDSLRNLLIIHGKGRNDKSHANVVRNYLFRWLQQFDAVQAFCVAQPFHGGAGACYVSLRKSEQAKRENRERHAKRSR
- a CDS encoding phage tail protein, with translation MYFPTLFLANLGLSDVLHPGDLAGIPLPWPQAAPPAGWLKCNGQAFDKTLYPKLAQAYPAGVLPDLRGEFIRGWDDGRGVDSGRSVLSAQKATHLRTAMMDYNGSDTHGSSVFIGMPFSEPDSITTGFFPSNSKCYAPNALDITTTVSVDNGVSGTSNNLVFNSDRPNWISVRPRNIAFSYIVRAA
- a CDS encoding recombinase family protein, encoding MLIGYARVSTSDQNTELQKNALISANCELIFEDQASGKHARRPGLKRAMRRLKPGDTLIVWKLDRLGRSVRDLITMVSDLQARGIHFRSLTDAIDTSTPAGRFFFHVMSALAEMERELIVERTRAGLAAARAAGRIGGRRRIMTPDTLEQAKTLLDNGATRWQVANIIGVSDKTIYKYFPARRE
- a CDS encoding phage tail protein; the protein is MKKYHSPRSLNLTLGKESLYKDNHIHIGTVSLACCKCQDDSQATPTPATPTDGLKDLIGIPQPWPLAEAPEGWLKCNGQTFDTAKYLQLAKLYPAGNLPDLRGEFIRGWDDGRGVDAKREIVSSQSGTHITGDNNAYPCVHGIGNIAECNVDAPDTASRAIFWIAASNNERQAGPAYWGATRPRNVAFSYIVKAG